CCGGTGTACAGCAGCGGGCCGAAATAGTCGTTCCAGGTGAACAGGAAGCAGAACATCGCGGTGGCCGCGATACCCGGCTTGGCCATCGGGATCAGCACGCGCGTGAGCACCCGGAACTCGTTGCAGCCGTCGATCTTCGCCGCTTCCAGATAGTCCTTCGGAATGGTCAGGAAGAACTGCCGGAGCAGGAAGATCGAAAAGGCGTCGAAGAAGAAGTACGGCACGATGAGCGGCACCAGCGTGCCGGTGAAGCCGAGCCGGACCCACAGGTCATACAGCGGCACGACGGTGACCTGCGGCGGCAGCATCATCGCCACCACGGTCAGCATGAAGAACAGATTCTGCCCACGCCAGCGCAGCTTCGCCAGACCGTACGCCGCCGGGATCGCCGAGACCAGCGCCCCGGCCGTCGCCAGCAGCGAGTACAGCAGGCTGTTGCCGAAGTACTCCAGCAGCGGGGCCTTCTGGAACACCTCGACGAAATTCTCGAAATGCCATTCGGTGGGCCACAAGCTCGAAGTCATCGCCTGATCGCTCTTCATCACCGAGGTGAGGAAGACGAACAGCAACGGCAGCATGAAGATCACGCCGAGCGCGATGCCGACCGCGTGGGTGGCCACAAAGGACAGTTTCTTGTCCCAGCGCCGCTTGAACTTCTCCCGCGGGTGCACCGGCGGAGCCGGACGCGGAGGTGCCGAAAGCGTGGTCATGCCCCCACCCCATTCCCGCGGGACACCCGCACCCGATCGGGGCCATGAACAGGCTGCCGCGAGGTTATCTTCATGCCCCCACTCCATTCCCGCGGGACACCCGCACCCGATCGGGGCCATGAACAGGCTGTCGCGAGGTTATCTTCATGCCCCCTCCTCCTGATGCTGGTTCTTGCGCATCTGCCGCACCAGAATCCACGTGAACCCCGCGGAAACCAGGAACAGCAGCACGGCCATCGCCGCCGCGTAGCCCATGTTGAAGTACCGGAAACCCTGGACGTACAACCAGATCGGGTAGGTCAGCGTCGAGTTCTCCGGCGCCCCGATCAGTTTCGAGTTGCCGGCCACGTCCGCGGTGCCCGCCGAGGCGGACGCCGCGACGATCGCCTGAGTGAAGAACTGCAGCGCGTAGATCATCGAGTTGACCACGCCGAACAGCAGCACCGGCGAGATCGACGGCAGCGTGACGTGCCAGAACCGGCGCACCGGCCCCGCCCCGTCCAACTCGGCGGCCTCGTACTGCTCCTGCGGCACGTCCAGCAACGCGGCCAGGATGATGATCATCAGCTCGCCGGAGCCCCACAACGCGAGCAGCGTCAGCGCGGGCTTCGACATGTCCGGGCTGTTGAACCACAGCCCGCCGTCGATGCCCACCAGTCGCAGGAACCGGTTCACCGGGCCGAATTCCGGGTTGAACACGAAGACGAAGGCGAGCGTCGCAGCGGCCGGCGGGGCGAGCGCGGGCAGGTAGCAGAGTGTGCGGACGATGCCGACGCCCGACTTGAGCCGCGAGATCACCGACGCCACGCCGAGCGAGAACAGCACCCGGCACACGGTGAGGATGATCACCAGCCACAACGTGTTGTACGCGGCGGTCTTCACCAGTGGTTCGCTGGTGAACATCCGCACGTAGTTGTCCAGCCCGATCCACTGTGGAGGGTTGATCAGGTCGTAGCGGGTGAACGAGTAGTACAGCGTCGCGATCAGCGGATACGCGAAGAAGATGAGGAACCCGAGGGTGGCCGGCGCCATGAACCAGAACACCGTGCGCCGGCGCTTCGCCTGGGGAGACCCCCTCCGCGCCTTGCGAGGCGCGGAGGGGGTTCCGGTTTCCGGAACGGACAGCGTGGTCATCCGCCAGCGCCCTTCTGCGCCAGTGCGTCATTGATCTGCGCGTCGACCTGCTTGAGGCCCGCGGTCAGGTCCGGCACCGAACCGGCCTGCCATTTCTCGGCGAAGTCGTTGACGGCCTTGAGGAACGCGTCGCCGATCGGCGTGGTCGGATTGGCGACCAGCTTGCCGCTGTTGTAGATGTCGGTGAAGGTCTTGAACTGCGGCGGCATCTTCAGCTTCGGCGAGTTCAGCGAATCCTTGGTGCTGGGCACGTTGTTCAGGCCGTTGGCCATGTCGACCAGGGTGTCGGTGTCGAACGCGGCCTGCTTCAGCAGCTCCCACGCCGCGCCCGGATTCTTCGCGCCCTTCGGGATCGCGATGATCGTGCCGGTACCGAAGCCGCCGCCGTACTGGCTGGCCAGGCTGTCGAGCACCGGCGCGGGTGCGGTGCCGTAGTCCATCGACGGCGACTGGTCCTTGATGAACGCGGTGCGGAACTCGCCGTCGATGATCATCGCCAGCTTGCCGCTCTGGAAGCCGTTGTCCTTCGAGTACTCGTCACCGAGGCCGGCCTTGAATTTCTCGACCTTGTCGTGCCCGCCGTAGAAATCGATCAGCTTCTTCTGGAAGTCGAACATTTCCTTCCAGCCAGGGCTGGACGCGAGCGACGACTTGCCGTCCGGGCCGATGAACTTGGCGCCGAAGTTCGGCGCCCAGTACTGCGCCTGGTTGGCGTAGAACGGCATCGACGGCAGGAAACCCGCGGTCTTGATCGAACCGTCCGCGTTGAACTCGGTGAGTTTCTTGGCGTCCTCGAACAGCTCCGTGGTGTTCTTCGGCGGGCCGGAGATGCCCTTCGCCGCGAACAGCGCCTTGTTGTAGAAGAGCCCGTAGACGTCGGCGAGCATCGGCAGGGCGCAGCGCTTGCCCTGGTACGACGTGTAATCGCGGACTGCCTGCGGGATCTGGTTCATGTCGATCTTGTCGCGATCGATGTAGGGCTGCAGATCCTGGAAACTGCCAGTGGAGCACCAGGCACCGAGGTTGTCGGTGTAGAACGAGATCGCGACGTCCGGCGGGTTGCCGCCGCGGATCGACTGCGTCAGCTTGTCGTCGTCCTGGTTGCCCTCGTGCTTGATGGTGATGTTGGGGAACTTCGTCTTCAGCTTGTTCAACGCATTGGTGACCACGCCGTATTCGCGGTCCGTGAACTTGCTGTAGACGGTGATAGTGAGCTTGTCGTCCTTGTTCGGCGGCGCCGCGGCGTCGCCGCCGCCTGCGGGCGCGGCGGCACCGCACGCGGCAGTCGCCAGCAGCGTGCTCGCGGCCACGGCGCTGAGCAGCAAAGACCCGCGCTTGCGCACGATTCTTTGGAAGCGGGTGGGAGCGGACATGAACCCTCCTGTGTCCTTCGGGTGGGTCTACTCGGTCGGGGACGGGGCGGTCTCTCCGTCGGGCCTGCGCAGGCCGAGGAGCGTGGGGGTGACGACGCCGAAGACGTCTTCACGGGCAGTGGCCAGCGCGGACTGGAGCGCGCCCGCGCGCACCGCGTTGCCCTGTACCGACGCGACGCCGACGGGCGTGCGCGGCAGCACCAGTTCGTGCAGTTTCTCGGCGACGTTGGCGGCGAATTCGTCGCCGCCGGCCCGGCTGGTCTCGCCGCACAGCAGAATGAGCTGCGGGTCGGCGACCGCGACCAGGCTGGCCACCCCGCACGCGACCCGACGGCCGAGATCGTCCAGGAATCCTTGGTGGCCAATGCGGCGCGCCTGTGTGACGGCATCCCAGCCGTCATCCGCGGCGATGCCGTGCGCCTGTGCGAGCCGGACGACCGCGGTCGAGTCGACCAGGTTGCCGAACCGCGGGCCGGACGGCGGCCAGTCTTCCCCGGTGTCCACGGTGGCGGGATCGGGGACGCGCATCCAGTCGATCTCGCCCCCGCCGCCGGTCGCGCCGCGCAACAGCCGGCGGCCGATGACCACCGCGCCGCCGACGCCTTCGGACAGCCAGACGAGCACGAAGTCGTCGACGTCCTGCGCGTTGCCGACGGTCATTTCCTCCACCGCGACGAGGTTGACGTCGTTTTCGATCTTGACCGTCACGCCCAGCTCGTCGCTGAGCCGGGCCGGCACGTCGAAGCCGAGCCAGCCTGGGATGTGCGGAGCCGAGGACAGCAGTCCGGTGCGCGGGTCGAACGCGCCCTGCGCGCCGATGACCACGTTGGCCAGATCGTCCAGGTCCATCCCGGCGGCCTTGGTAACCCGGCGCAGTGCCTGGCCGAACGAGCCGACCACGTCCGAGCCCTCGGCGACCGGCAGCTGCACCCGG
This sequence is a window from Amycolatopsis benzoatilytica AK 16/65. Protein-coding genes within it:
- a CDS encoding extracellular solute-binding protein is translated as MSAPTRFQRIVRKRGSLLLSAVAASTLLATAACGAAAPAGGGDAAAPPNKDDKLTITVYSKFTDREYGVVTNALNKLKTKFPNITIKHEGNQDDDKLTQSIRGGNPPDVAISFYTDNLGAWCSTGSFQDLQPYIDRDKIDMNQIPQAVRDYTSYQGKRCALPMLADVYGLFYNKALFAAKGISGPPKNTTELFEDAKKLTEFNADGSIKTAGFLPSMPFYANQAQYWAPNFGAKFIGPDGKSSLASSPGWKEMFDFQKKLIDFYGGHDKVEKFKAGLGDEYSKDNGFQSGKLAMIIDGEFRTAFIKDQSPSMDYGTAPAPVLDSLASQYGGGFGTGTIIAIPKGAKNPGAAWELLKQAAFDTDTLVDMANGLNNVPSTKDSLNSPKLKMPPQFKTFTDIYNSGKLVANPTTPIGDAFLKAVNDFAEKWQAGSVPDLTAGLKQVDAQINDALAQKGAGG
- a CDS encoding carbohydrate ABC transporter permease; the protein is MTTLSAPPRPAPPVHPREKFKRRWDKKLSFVATHAVGIALGVIFMLPLLFVFLTSVMKSDQAMTSSLWPTEWHFENFVEVFQKAPLLEYFGNSLLYSLLATAGALVSAIPAAYGLAKLRWRGQNLFFMLTVVAMMLPPQVTVVPLYDLWVRLGFTGTLVPLIVPYFFFDAFSIFLLRQFFLTIPKDYLEAAKIDGCNEFRVLTRVLIPMAKPGIAATAMFCFLFTWNDYFGPLLYTGENKDNWPLSLAIASFRGMHHVEWNLTMAATALIMLPVIVLFVFAQKSFVKGITFTGVKG
- a CDS encoding ROK family protein, encoding MNDRAAIDALLRDGPLTRAELEAAIGLSKPATAQLLTRLEQDNLVGKAGERAGGGRGPRAQLWAVNGELAHVAAVDLTPRVADFVVADIAGAVLAEYRVQLPVAEGSDVVGSFGQALRRVTKAAGMDLDDLANVVIGAQGAFDPRTGLLSSAPHIPGWLGFDVPARLSDELGVTVKIENDVNLVAVEEMTVGNAQDVDDFVLVWLSEGVGGAVVIGRRLLRGATGGGGEIDWMRVPDPATVDTGEDWPPSGPRFGNLVDSTAVVRLAQAHGIAADDGWDAVTQARRIGHQGFLDDLGRRVACGVASLVAVADPQLILLCGETSRAGGDEFAANVAEKLHELVLPRTPVGVASVQGNAVRAGALQSALATAREDVFGVVTPTLLGLRRPDGETAPSPTE
- a CDS encoding carbohydrate ABC transporter permease, translating into MTTLSVPETGTPSAPRKARRGSPQAKRRRTVFWFMAPATLGFLIFFAYPLIATLYYSFTRYDLINPPQWIGLDNYVRMFTSEPLVKTAAYNTLWLVIILTVCRVLFSLGVASVISRLKSGVGIVRTLCYLPALAPPAAATLAFVFVFNPEFGPVNRFLRLVGIDGGLWFNSPDMSKPALTLLALWGSGELMIIILAALLDVPQEQYEAAELDGAGPVRRFWHVTLPSISPVLLFGVVNSMIYALQFFTQAIVAASASAGTADVAGNSKLIGAPENSTLTYPIWLYVQGFRYFNMGYAAAMAVLLFLVSAGFTWILVRQMRKNQHQEEGA